The Symphalangus syndactylus isolate Jambi chromosome 8, NHGRI_mSymSyn1-v2.1_pri, whole genome shotgun sequence genome includes a window with the following:
- the LOC129488042 gene encoding LOW QUALITY PROTEIN: uncharacterized protein (The sequence of the model RefSeq protein was modified relative to this genomic sequence to represent the inferred CDS: inserted 1 base in 1 codon; substituted 1 base at 1 genomic stop codon) has product MDNCLPSNEYAQLKSCLWVNINIWQYLFLLKDIFIDKYIQSHYRSMFFCLFVLKQKCSHSVPRLEYSGTVMTHCKPIPPGPKRSSYLSLLRAXDHRCIPPHLRFYFFNFCRDGVCPCCPGWSXTLGLKQSTCLGLPKCCDYRREPLRLTYRSILTDEARRGGSCL; this is encoded by the exons ATGGATAACTGCCTTCCCAGTAATGAATATGCTCAATTAAAATCATGCTTGTGGGTTAATATcaatatttggcaatatctgtTTCTGTTAAAAGACATTTTCATAGACAAATACATACAGTCTCATTACAGatcaatgtttttttgtttgtttgttttgaagcaAAAGTGCTCTCattctgtgcccaggctggagtacagtggcacagtcatgactcactgcaagcctatacctcctgggcccaagcgctcctcctacctcagcctcctgagag gggaccataggtgcataccaccacaccttaggttttatttttttaatttttgtagagacggggtctgcccatgttgcccaggctggtcttgaactcttgggctcaaacaatccacctgtcttggcctcccaaagtgttgtgattacagacgtgagcccctGCGTTTAACCTACAGATCAATATTAAcagatgaggccaggcgtggtggctcgtgcctgtaa